In Streptomyces chartreusis, the following proteins share a genomic window:
- a CDS encoding HD domain-containing protein, producing MELRSVEELMDLLYACRGSRDAPGLGGTRVDLHQHALQTAALLRRVRPADKELQVAGLVHAIGPLLRPGDVTRHSDCAADAVRPLLGERVSRLVREHCRARDLADDDLLRLHQADEEGRSAEFDAGVLEDWRAVLELVASRNSPLGAAN from the coding sequence ATGGAGCTGCGCAGTGTCGAAGAGCTGATGGATCTGCTGTACGCCTGCCGGGGCAGCCGGGACGCCCCGGGCCTCGGAGGCACCCGAGTCGATCTCCACCAACACGCTCTCCAGACGGCCGCCCTGCTGCGCCGCGTCCGCCCCGCCGACAAGGAACTCCAGGTCGCGGGGCTCGTTCATGCCATCGGCCCGCTGCTGCGCCCGGGCGACGTCACCCGCCACTCCGACTGCGCCGCGGACGCGGTCCGGCCCCTCCTCGGTGAGCGGGTCTCCCGCCTCGTCCGCGAACACTGCCGGGCCCGCGACCTGGCCGACGACGACCTGCTGCGCCTGCACCAGGCCGACGAGGAGGGCCGCAGCGCCGAGTTCGACGCCGGGGTGCTGGAGGACTGGCGGGCGGTGCTGGAGCTGGTGGCGTCCAGGAACTCGCCCCTCGGGGCTGCCAACTGA